The window TACAAAGTAGTTACTGACAGGGGAAGTATTAGTGGAAGCAAGGTTGTTTTAGCCGAAGGAGTTAATGCGTTAATTTCTATGGGAATGAAAATTAGACCTGATTTAGAGCCTGAACATTCCGTTCAAGCTGTAAAGGAAGTATATAATTTGAATAAGGATGAAATAAATAAGAGGTTAGGATTTAAGAGCGATGAAGAGGGTTCGAGCTGGAGAATATTTGGCACTAACCCAGTTCCTTATGCTGGATTCCTTTACACTTACAAAGACGCTATTGCAATCGGTGTAGGTATTCCAATGTCTATACTCGTAAAGAAGAAGATCTCTCCTTACACAGTATTGGATGAACTTAAAGAGAGACTAGGAATTAATGAACTTGTTAAAGGTGGGTCTCTTAGGGAGTATTCTGCAAAAGTCATACCAGAACAAGGATTCCCTTCATATAGAGCCTGTTCAGGTAAAATATACCTTGCAGGTGACTCCATAGGTTTAATTAACGCACTGACGTTTAACGGCATAGGACCAGCAGTTATTTCTGGATCTATAGCAGGTAAAGCAGCTCTAGAGGGGTATGAGTGTTTCAAGTATGAAGAGGAGCTTATGAAAGACAAGGAGATTAAAGGAGTTGTAAAAGCTAGACCACTGATACAAGA is drawn from Sulfolobus acidocaldarius SUSAZ and contains these coding sequences:
- a CDS encoding FAD-dependent oxidoreductase, which encodes MEFDVIVIGAGPAGSAAALTAAKGGAKVLLLEKGPEPGSKNVSGAMIRTEEIAKVFDTSSMPFERKVKNVDLIFMDSTGKVRISVDISSGLINVGRLKLDKWMAQQAEKAGAVLVTKTTALGVEKDGEKYKVVTDRGSISGSKVVLAEGVNALISMGMKIRPDLEPEHSVQAVKEVYNLNKDEINKRLGFKSDEEGSSWRIFGTNPVPYAGFLYTYKDAIAIGVGIPMSILVKKKISPYTVLDELKERLGINELVKGGSLREYSAKVIPEQGFPSYRACSGKIYLAGDSIGLINALTFNGIGPAVISGSIAGKAALEGYECFKYEEELMKDKEIKGVVKARPLIQELTKEENLNYYVNFLGDALHSWAYGSLSLNLDMPRLIKHLMLGMGVLKA